One genomic region from Spirosoma sp. KCTC 42546 encodes:
- a CDS encoding serine protease translates to MATTKKTPKATGDDTPVSNKTEEAAPAVDKNTQPPSEGINPQTVPPTKEGIETVEGFNFRETDAESEAEMVAVADLPQLRDIGEASFGPPPAIPAPTGEQAENVHGDDNRVKITTTASYPWRAIASLLITAADNSMWIGTGWFIGPHTLMTAGHVVFIKNSGVPGRDGWVKKIQVMPGRDGSAMPYGSVVSTDFHSVTGWTNNGDENYDYGAIIIPTDMGKTTGWFGFGVYSDSDLKNAVGNISGYPGDKPTGTQWYDARRIDSVNSWKVFYDIDTAGGQSGSAVYRIRNGSRMAIAIHAYGGVTTNSGTRIGPNVYKNMLAWKA, encoded by the coding sequence ATGGCAACAACTAAAAAAACACCTAAAGCCACCGGCGATGATACGCCTGTATCGAATAAGACGGAAGAAGCGGCACCAGCGGTTGATAAGAATACACAACCGCCCTCAGAAGGGATAAATCCTCAGACAGTACCACCTACTAAAGAGGGAATTGAAACCGTTGAGGGGTTTAACTTTCGGGAAACCGATGCGGAATCTGAGGCCGAGATGGTGGCCGTAGCGGATCTCCCCCAATTGCGGGATATTGGCGAAGCCTCGTTTGGCCCTCCACCAGCTATTCCTGCCCCAACAGGTGAACAGGCCGAAAATGTACATGGGGACGATAACCGGGTGAAAATTACAACTACGGCTAGTTATCCATGGCGCGCTATTGCTTCGTTGCTTATTACGGCTGCCGATAATTCAATGTGGATTGGAACGGGTTGGTTTATTGGCCCACATACCTTAATGACAGCTGGACATGTCGTTTTTATTAAGAATAGTGGCGTACCTGGTCGGGATGGCTGGGTCAAGAAAATTCAGGTAATGCCCGGTCGGGATGGCAGTGCAATGCCTTATGGGTCCGTGGTTAGTACCGACTTTCACTCTGTTACGGGCTGGACAAACAATGGCGACGAAAACTATGATTATGGCGCCATTATTATTCCTACAGACATGGGTAAGACAACCGGCTGGTTTGGCTTTGGCGTCTACTCGGATTCCGATCTGAAAAATGCCGTAGGAAATATCTCGGGTTATCCGGGCGATAAGCCGACAGGAACCCAATGGTACGACGCACGACGGATAGACTCGGTGAACAGCTGGAAGGTGTTCTACGATATTGATACGGCAGGTGGGCAAAGTGGAAGTGCTGTATACCGAATTAGAAATGGAAGTCGCATGGCTATCGCTATTCACGCTTATGGGGGCGTAACCACAAATTCAGGTACGCGGATAGGACCGAATGTTTACAAGAATATGTTGGCCTGGAAGGCTTAA
- a CDS encoding patatin-like phospholipase family protein has protein sequence MATSLFESATTNRSLILAGGGVRLAYHAGVLKALEESAISFRHVDGTSGGIFNTAMLAAGLDPEEICARWRQLNVMNFVSLTPAENYLRLTRMTAMGDADGIRKQVFPTLGIDVAKIRQNRRFRATFNVCNFSHKTVENIADTQINEDFLIAGMSLPIFMPALQINSDWYTDAVWIKDANLMDAVRGGAEEIWLVYCIGNSREYLDGSFVQYVHMIEMSAAGGLLAEFDWITQINEQIRQGNSPYGQTKPIRLQVIKPTFPLPLDPDLFLKHIDVRALINMGYADTKAYLEHVPAAGVPCDYKAAQMQEPGISMQFMGQFKGETFWEGARVPVKLYALFDLREPVEGSFQVGMFCSLALGLAGSEVSTYKHSVSLLATNGERQLLLTGNFCNDGQIHTIRATFPLSSALDFRLGLDLKRMILQLDENERSTLVQSTRSRLKSSWNSHLYVTAGWQRRWAMKNKLLRLFYNSTNVAEV, from the coding sequence ATGGCTACGTCGTTATTTGAATCAGCTACAACGAATCGCTCGCTTATTCTGGCAGGAGGAGGTGTGCGGTTAGCGTATCATGCGGGTGTGTTAAAAGCACTGGAAGAGTCCGCTATTTCCTTTCGGCATGTGGATGGTACATCGGGCGGGATTTTCAACACCGCCATGCTCGCGGCTGGCCTCGATCCCGAGGAAATCTGTGCCCGTTGGCGGCAGTTGAATGTCATGAATTTTGTTTCCCTGACACCCGCTGAAAATTACCTGCGACTGACCCGCATGACGGCTATGGGCGATGCCGATGGTATTCGGAAACAGGTGTTTCCAACCCTGGGCATTGATGTGGCAAAAATCAGGCAAAATCGACGGTTTAGGGCAACATTTAATGTGTGCAATTTCTCGCACAAAACCGTCGAAAACATTGCTGATACCCAGATTAATGAGGATTTCCTGATTGCAGGCATGTCACTGCCCATTTTTATGCCCGCCCTCCAGATTAATAGCGATTGGTATACCGATGCAGTCTGGATTAAAGACGCCAACCTGATGGACGCAGTGCGGGGAGGAGCCGAGGAAATCTGGCTGGTGTACTGCATTGGCAATTCGCGGGAGTACCTCGATGGCTCATTTGTGCAATACGTTCACATGATCGAGATGAGTGCTGCGGGCGGTTTACTGGCTGAGTTTGACTGGATCACACAAATCAATGAGCAGATCCGGCAGGGTAACTCACCTTATGGACAAACGAAACCCATTCGCTTACAAGTCATCAAACCCACGTTTCCATTGCCGCTCGACCCCGATTTATTTCTGAAGCATATTGATGTTCGAGCACTGATCAATATGGGTTATGCGGATACCAAAGCCTATCTGGAGCATGTACCGGCAGCGGGCGTACCCTGCGATTATAAAGCGGCCCAAATGCAAGAACCGGGGATTTCGATGCAATTCATGGGCCAGTTTAAGGGCGAAACGTTCTGGGAGGGTGCGCGTGTACCCGTGAAGTTATATGCGCTCTTCGATCTGCGCGAACCCGTAGAAGGATCATTTCAGGTAGGCATGTTCTGCTCGTTAGCGTTGGGGTTAGCAGGGTCTGAAGTGTCAACGTATAAGCATAGCGTTAGTTTACTGGCTACTAACGGAGAAAGGCAACTGCTACTAACTGGTAATTTCTGTAACGACGGGCAAATTCATACAATCAGGGCTACGTTCCCGCTGAGCAGTGCACTGGATTTCAGGCTGGGGTTAGACCTTAAAAGGATGATCCTGCAACTCGATGAAAACGAGCGTTCGACTCTAGTTCAATCGACCCGAAGCCGCCTGAAATCGTCCTGGAACAGCCATTTGTACGTAACGGCAGGTTGGCAACGAAGGTGGGCAATGAAAAACAAACTGTTGCGCCTGTTTTACAACTCCACCAACGTTGCTGAGGTATAG
- a CDS encoding carboxypeptidase-like regulatory domain-containing protein gives MNTNPSVITGSVCTADKQPVAEARVYFVAGPVALPDITTLTDSAGKFSLSAPVDGTYQIGCTVDGFEPATASVAITKGENAQLEISLKR, from the coding sequence ATGAATACGAACCCGAGTGTTATTACGGGTAGCGTCTGTACCGCCGATAAACAGCCTGTTGCAGAGGCAAGGGTCTACTTTGTGGCTGGCCCGGTAGCCTTACCCGATATCACGACGCTGACCGATTCGGCAGGGAAATTTTCGTTATCAGCTCCCGTAGACGGGACCTATCAGATTGGCTGTACAGTCGATGGATTTGAACCGGCTACTGCTTCTGTAGCGATAACGAAGGGTGAGAACGCGCAACTTGAGATTAGCCTGAAGCGGTAA
- a CDS encoding serine protease: protein MSPPDQGTIPNPDATQGPGDDLLVHYKRLLLARENQARSTESAGGDSVNPDLSNPAIRDRLDQTAADWNQIIKEHLGDKPRLRRIVNQIVANADEALRVVENNDVEKVLQKPEILQNLESIVRTDGSRPSFMIRQGKVDKSTSPLGDWGATLDGSADSLKDAIACVGRINLPGSPGGFIGTGFLIQANLILTNRHVLQDIARQQPNGDWVFRSGAGIDFGMEFRGLGSVNPRTFKRVVFTGSQEIDPNFIDHTKLDLALIELDPVGADHIPRHILGVDVAPDWPDSLPTLFTIGYPANDPRVPPTLLEELFKSTFGCKRLAPGLLMPLPASALPTPFRVGHDATTLGGNSGSVVLVAGREHLSAGLHYAGKSMEPRINSAHVLGRVLAQTDGRSSKTLLEHLTDFEVKLVDRI, encoded by the coding sequence ATGTCCCCTCCTGATCAAGGAACTATCCCCAATCCTGACGCTACCCAAGGGCCAGGTGATGATCTGCTGGTCCATTATAAACGGCTCCTTCTAGCTCGTGAGAATCAGGCCAGGAGTACCGAATCGGCGGGTGGTGACTCTGTGAACCCCGACCTGAGCAATCCGGCAATTCGGGACCGACTCGATCAAACAGCGGCCGATTGGAATCAGATCATTAAAGAACACCTGGGCGATAAACCCAGACTTCGTCGTATTGTTAACCAGATTGTTGCCAATGCCGATGAAGCCCTCCGGGTGGTTGAGAATAATGATGTTGAGAAGGTTCTGCAAAAGCCCGAAATTCTTCAGAATCTGGAGTCGATTGTGCGAACCGATGGCTCCCGACCTTCCTTTATGATTCGTCAGGGGAAAGTTGATAAATCGACCAGTCCTTTGGGGGACTGGGGTGCCACCCTCGATGGCAGTGCCGATTCACTCAAAGATGCCATTGCCTGCGTTGGGCGAATCAATTTGCCGGGTTCTCCCGGTGGGTTTATCGGCACCGGTTTTTTGATTCAGGCCAACCTGATTCTGACCAACCGGCATGTGCTGCAGGATATTGCCCGGCAACAACCGAATGGTGATTGGGTCTTTCGGTCGGGGGCTGGTATTGATTTTGGGATGGAATTTCGGGGGTTGGGGTCGGTCAATCCGCGCACCTTCAAACGGGTTGTTTTTACCGGTTCCCAGGAAATTGATCCTAATTTTATTGATCACACCAAATTAGATCTGGCCCTGATCGAACTGGACCCCGTTGGTGCTGATCACATTCCGCGGCATATACTGGGGGTTGATGTGGCTCCTGACTGGCCTGATAGTTTGCCCACCTTATTTACCATTGGGTATCCGGCTAACGACCCACGTGTGCCCCCTACCTTGCTGGAGGAGTTGTTCAAGAGTACGTTTGGCTGTAAGCGCCTGGCGCCGGGTCTGCTCATGCCGTTGCCCGCGAGTGCCCTGCCCACTCCGTTTCGGGTTGGTCATGATGCCACTACGCTGGGGGGCAACTCAGGCTCGGTGGTGCTGGTGGCTGGACGGGAGCATCTTTCGGCTGGCTTACACTATGCAGGCAAGAGCATGGAACCGCGTATCAACTCGGCGCATGTGCTGGGTCGGGTGTTAGCTCAAACCGATGGCCGTTCCTCAAAAACGTTGCTGGAGCATCTGACCGATTTTGAGGTAAAGCTCGTAGACCGGATTTGA
- a CDS encoding metallophosphoesterase: protein MPKSTTPFPAWAPTSPPTEDKDKLNFERQKMEPWYDPGQLARTALRTILSSLFGTYADKREMQACLKASEPYIKLADKDEVWIDYISDLGSGFNSTYSLAYLLGKEELHVAGHDTKRGNLLIMGGDEVYPTPSWEQYANRLIGPYRSAKSFISEPNAPRLFAIPGNHDWYDGLTSFLKVFCQQRWIGAWKTEQTRSYFAIQLPHNWWLWGIDIQLSEDIDLPQQEFFERVNRNFTKPGDKVILCTAEPSWVYQAYKRRDKSFRNLEWFCERYITDPNLRAKPPHPTDGPLKKLTLPVTITGDMHHYSSYFYPPTDPDNPTVPPLEWKITAGGGGAFMHPTHHLPVDFKEDEDLLYGQRKPKEYQSKAFYPDQKKSRRLVLGNLLFLIKNPWFTSLMGALYLFFTWMMVSAELFKPAYDQSDPWVALCRDLSGLIRHPFLLLVTILIGAGFISFADRSHKRNRWAANAGGLLHGVIQVVSLLMGTWFIDHFCKLIPTDWERISVQSLALLLIGGLIGGLVMGVYLLIANGIFGTHETEAFSSLRIQDYKNFLRLHLTKDHLTIYPVNVEQVPRQWTYQANMTNGEPWFEPDSPLHAGLIEPPIIIDNLMSKKTA, encoded by the coding sequence GTGCCTAAATCCACTACACCCTTTCCTGCCTGGGCGCCAACTTCTCCGCCTACAGAAGACAAAGACAAACTCAATTTCGAGCGGCAGAAGATGGAGCCCTGGTACGATCCCGGGCAGTTGGCCCGTACAGCCCTGCGCACCATACTTTCCTCATTATTCGGTACTTATGCCGATAAACGGGAAATGCAGGCCTGTCTCAAAGCCAGCGAACCCTATATAAAGCTGGCCGACAAAGATGAAGTCTGGATCGATTATATTTCTGACCTGGGGTCTGGGTTCAACTCAACCTATAGCCTGGCCTATCTGCTTGGTAAAGAAGAACTGCATGTGGCCGGGCATGATACCAAGCGGGGGAATTTATTGATTATGGGGGGCGATGAAGTATACCCAACTCCCAGCTGGGAACAGTACGCCAATCGACTCATTGGGCCTTATCGATCAGCCAAATCGTTTATTTCCGAACCCAATGCACCCCGCCTGTTCGCTATTCCGGGTAATCATGACTGGTATGACGGCCTGACATCATTTCTGAAAGTATTTTGTCAGCAGCGTTGGATCGGAGCCTGGAAAACAGAGCAGACCCGTAGTTATTTCGCGATTCAATTACCGCATAATTGGTGGCTCTGGGGCATCGACATCCAGCTTTCAGAAGATATTGATCTGCCCCAGCAGGAGTTTTTTGAGCGGGTTAACCGCAATTTTACCAAACCGGGTGATAAGGTAATTCTGTGCACGGCAGAGCCTTCGTGGGTCTATCAGGCCTATAAAAGACGTGATAAATCGTTTCGGAATCTGGAATGGTTCTGCGAACGATACATTACCGATCCGAACCTTAGAGCGAAGCCTCCTCACCCAACCGATGGCCCGCTGAAAAAATTAACCCTGCCGGTCACGATTACGGGCGATATGCACCATTACAGCAGTTATTTCTACCCACCTACCGATCCTGATAATCCAACAGTACCGCCCTTGGAATGGAAAATTACGGCTGGGGGAGGAGGGGCATTCATGCACCCAACGCATCACCTTCCGGTTGACTTTAAGGAGGATGAAGATTTGCTCTATGGACAGCGTAAGCCTAAAGAATACCAAAGTAAAGCGTTCTACCCTGATCAAAAGAAGAGTCGGCGACTGGTGCTGGGGAATCTGTTGTTTCTGATCAAAAACCCCTGGTTTACCAGCCTGATGGGAGCACTTTACCTGTTCTTTACCTGGATGATGGTTAGTGCCGAGTTGTTTAAGCCAGCGTATGATCAATCCGATCCCTGGGTAGCTCTCTGCCGGGATTTAAGTGGTCTTATCAGGCACCCATTCCTGCTGTTAGTTACTATTCTGATAGGTGCTGGTTTTATCAGCTTTGCCGACCGAAGTCATAAACGAAATCGGTGGGCAGCTAATGCGGGCGGGTTGCTTCATGGGGTCATACAGGTTGTTTCGTTACTGATGGGTACCTGGTTTATTGATCATTTCTGCAAGTTGATTCCAACGGACTGGGAACGCATTTCTGTTCAGTCGCTGGCATTGCTTCTGATCGGTGGCCTGATTGGTGGGCTGGTTATGGGAGTGTATCTGTTAATTGCGAATGGGATTTTCGGGACCCACGAAACCGAGGCCTTTTCATCGCTACGTATTCAGGATTACAAGAATTTTTTGCGTTTGCACCTGACGAAAGACCACCTGACAATTTACCCGGTCAATGTTGAACAGGTTCCCCGACAGTGGACGTATCAGGCCAATATGACGAACGGTGAACCCTGGTTCGAACCGGATAGCCCTTTACATGCCGGACTGATTGAACCTCCCATTATAATTGATAATCTAATGTCGAAAAAAACGGCTTAA